Proteins from a single region of Pseudomonas sp. 10S4:
- the rpsJ gene encoding 30S ribosomal protein S10 produces MQNQQIRIRLKAFDHRLIDQSTQEIVETAKRTGAQVRGPIPLPTRKERFTVLVSPHVNKDARDQYEIRTHKRVLDIVQPTDKTVDALMKLDLAAGVEVQISLG; encoded by the coding sequence ATGCAAAATCAGCAAATCCGTATCAGGTTGAAGGCTTTTGACCATCGCCTGATCGACCAATCCACCCAGGAAATCGTGGAAACCGCGAAACGTACTGGTGCTCAAGTGCGTGGTCCAATTCCACTGCCTACCCGTAAAGAGCGGTTCACCGTTCTGGTCTCCCCGCACGTCAACAAAGACGCGCGCGACCAGTACGAGATCCGTACTCATAAGCGCGTTCTGGACATCGTCCAGCCAACGGATAAAACCGTTGATGCTCTTATGAAGCTTGATCTTGCGGCCGGTGTGGAAGTGCAGATCAGCCTCGGCTAA
- the rpsG gene encoding 30S ribosomal protein S7 yields MPRRRVAAKREVLDDPKYGSQILAKFMNHVMESGKKAVAERIVYGALEKVKERKNSDPLEIFEKALDAIAPLVEVKSRRVGGATYQVPVEVRPSRRNALAMRWLVDFARKRGEKSMALRLAGELLDAAEGKGAAVKKREDVHRMAEANKAFSHYRF; encoded by the coding sequence ATGCCAAGAAGACGCGTAGCAGCCAAGCGCGAAGTGCTTGACGATCCAAAATACGGAAGCCAAATCCTGGCCAAGTTCATGAACCACGTTATGGAAAGCGGCAAGAAAGCCGTTGCCGAACGTATCGTTTATGGCGCGCTGGAAAAGGTTAAAGAACGCAAGAACAGCGATCCCCTGGAAATCTTCGAGAAAGCTCTCGACGCCATCGCTCCGCTGGTCGAAGTGAAGTCGCGCCGTGTAGGTGGTGCTACTTACCAGGTTCCGGTCGAAGTTCGCCCGTCCCGTCGTAACGCCCTGGCAATGCGCTGGTTGGTAGACTTCGCCCGCAAGCGCGGCGAGAAGTCTATGGCTCTGCGTTTGGCTGGCGAGCTGTTGGATGCTGCTGAAGGTAAAGGTGCTGCAGTTAAGAAGCGTGAAGACGTGCACCGTATGGCTGAAGCCAACAAGGCTTTCTCGCACTACCGCTTCTAA
- the rpsL gene encoding 30S ribosomal protein S12, with the protein MATINQLVRQPRKRIVEKSDVPALQNCPQRRGVCTRVYTTTPKKPNSALRKVCRVRLTNGFEVSSYIGGEGHNLQEHSVVLIRGGRVKDLPGVRYHTVRGSLDTSGVKGRNQGRSKYGTKKPK; encoded by the coding sequence ATGGCAACTATCAACCAGCTGGTACGTCAGCCGCGTAAGCGTATCGTCGAGAAATCCGACGTGCCTGCGCTGCAGAACTGCCCGCAACGTCGTGGCGTATGCACCCGTGTGTATACCACCACGCCGAAAAAACCTAACTCGGCACTGCGTAAAGTATGCCGTGTGCGTCTGACCAACGGTTTCGAGGTTTCCTCGTACATCGGCGGTGAAGGCCACAACCTGCAAGAGCACAGCGTGGTACTGATCCGCGGCGGTCGTGTAAAAGACTTGCCAGGTGTTCGTTACCACACCGTACGCGGTTCTTTGGATACTTCCGGCGTTAAAGGTCGTAACCAGGGTCGTTCGAAGTACGGTACCAAGAAGCCTAAGTAG
- the rplL gene encoding 50S ribosomal protein L7/L12: MSLTNDQIIEAIGEKSVLEIVELIKAMEEKFGVSAAAASAGPAAVAAVVEEQTEFNVMLLEAGEKKVNVIKAVRELTGLGLKEAKAVVDGAPGVVLEAVSKDAADKAKATLEEAGAKVELK; this comes from the coding sequence ATGTCTCTGACTAACGACCAAATCATCGAAGCAATCGGCGAAAAATCCGTTCTGGAAATCGTTGAGCTGATCAAGGCCATGGAAGAGAAGTTCGGCGTTTCCGCTGCCGCTGCTTCCGCTGGTCCAGCTGCTGTCGCTGCTGTTGTTGAAGAACAAACTGAATTCAACGTCATGCTGCTGGAAGCTGGCGAGAAGAAAGTTAACGTGATCAAGGCAGTACGTGAACTGACCGGTCTGGGCTTGAAAGAAGCCAAGGCTGTAGTTGACGGCGCTCCTGGCGTGGTTCTGGAAGCTGTTTCGAAAGACGCAGCTGACAAAGCCAAAGCCACTCTGGAAGAAGCAGGCGCTAAAGTCGAGCTGAAGTAA
- the rplJ gene encoding 50S ribosomal protein L10, with translation MAIKLEDKKAIVAEVNKAAQVALSAVVADARGVTVGAMTGLRKEAREAGVYVRVVRNTLLKRAVAGTQYDVLNDVFTGPTLIAFSKEHPGAAARIFKEFAKGQDKFEIKAAAFEGKFLAANQIDVLASLPTRDEAISQLMSVIQGATSKLARTLAALRDQKEAAAA, from the coding sequence GTGGCAATTAAACTTGAAGACAAGAAGGCCATCGTCGCTGAAGTCAACAAGGCTGCCCAAGTTGCTCTGTCTGCTGTTGTGGCTGATGCCCGCGGCGTGACAGTAGGCGCTATGACCGGACTCCGTAAAGAGGCTCGTGAAGCTGGCGTTTACGTACGCGTTGTACGTAACACCCTGCTCAAGCGCGCCGTTGCTGGCACTCAATATGACGTGCTCAACGACGTGTTCACTGGCCCGACCTTGATTGCATTCTCCAAAGAACATCCGGGCGCTGCTGCCCGCATCTTCAAAGAGTTTGCCAAAGGTCAGGATAAGTTCGAGATCAAGGCAGCTGCGTTCGAGGGCAAGTTCCTCGCAGCTAACCAGATCGACGTACTGGCAAGCCTGCCGACCCGTGACGAAGCCATTTCCCAGCTGATGAGCGTGATTCAAGGCGCTACCAGCAAATTGGCTCGTACTCTGGCGGCTCTTCGCGACCAGAAAGAAGCTGCTGCAGCCTAA
- the rplA gene encoding 50S ribosomal protein L1, with translation MAKLTKRQKAIAGKIEAGKSYNFVDAAALLAELSTVKFSESFDVAVNLGVDPRKSDQVVRSATVLPHGTGKTVRVAVFTQGPAAEAALAAGADRVGMDDLAAEMKGGDLNYDVVIASPDAMRVVGQLGQILGPRGLMPNPKVGTVTPDVATAVKNAKAGQVRYRTDKNGIIHTSVGKVGFDAVKLKENVEALISDLKRIKPASSKGIYVKRITLSTTMGPGLVIDQGSLEA, from the coding sequence ATGGCTAAGTTGACCAAGCGTCAAAAGGCTATCGCCGGCAAAATCGAAGCAGGCAAGTCCTACAACTTTGTAGACGCTGCTGCTCTGCTGGCTGAGTTGTCGACTGTCAAGTTCAGCGAGTCGTTTGACGTTGCTGTAAACCTGGGTGTTGACCCGCGTAAATCCGACCAGGTTGTTCGTAGCGCTACTGTGCTGCCACACGGCACTGGCAAGACTGTTCGCGTTGCTGTGTTCACCCAGGGTCCAGCTGCTGAGGCCGCTCTGGCTGCCGGCGCTGACCGTGTAGGTATGGACGACCTGGCTGCCGAAATGAAAGGCGGCGACCTGAACTATGACGTAGTTATCGCATCCCCGGATGCAATGCGCGTTGTGGGTCAGTTGGGTCAGATCCTCGGTCCACGTGGCCTGATGCCTAACCCTAAAGTCGGCACCGTAACCCCGGACGTAGCTACCGCGGTTAAAAACGCCAAGGCTGGTCAGGTTCGTTATCGCACCGACAAAAACGGCATCATTCACACCTCCGTTGGCAAAGTCGGCTTTGATGCCGTCAAGCTGAAGGAAAACGTTGAAGCGCTGATCTCTGATCTGAAGCGTATCAAGCCGGCTTCCTCGAAAGGCATTTATGTCAAGCGCATTACCCTGAGCACCACCATGGGCCCGGGCCTGGTCATCGACCAAGGTTCGCTGGAAGCGTAA
- the rplK gene encoding 50S ribosomal protein L11: protein MAKKITAYIKLQVKAAQANPSPPVGPALGQHGVNIMEFCKAYNARTQGIEAGLPTPVIITVYSDRSFTFETKSTPASVLLKKAAGLTSGSARPNTVKVGTVTRAQLEEIAKTKNADLTAADMDAAVRTIAGSARSMGLNVEGV, encoded by the coding sequence ATGGCCAAGAAGATTACCGCTTACATCAAGCTGCAAGTGAAGGCCGCTCAGGCTAACCCAAGCCCACCTGTTGGTCCTGCTCTGGGCCAGCACGGCGTGAACATCATGGAATTCTGCAAGGCATACAACGCCCGTACTCAGGGTATTGAAGCAGGTCTGCCGACTCCAGTGATCATCACTGTCTACAGCGACCGTAGCTTCACTTTCGAAACCAAATCCACGCCTGCTTCGGTTCTGCTGAAGAAAGCTGCTGGTCTGACTAGCGGTTCCGCTCGTCCGAACACCGTTAAGGTTGGCACCGTTACCCGTGCTCAGCTGGAAGAAATCGCGAAAACCAAAAACGCGGATCTGACTGCAGCTGATATGGACGCGGCCGTGCGTACTATCGCCGGTTCTGCTCGTAGCATGGGCCTTAACGTGGAGGGTGTGTAA
- the nusG gene encoding transcription termination/antitermination protein NusG yields MAKRWYVVHAYSGYEKHVMRSLLERVKLAGMEDGFGEILVPTEEVVEMRNGQKRKSERKFFPGYVLVQMDMNEGTWHLVKDTPRVMGFIGGTADKPAPITDKEAEAILRRVADGSDKPKPKTLFEPGESVRVNDGPFADFTGTVEEVNYEKSRIQVAVLIFGRSTPVELEFSQVEKV; encoded by the coding sequence GTGGCTAAGCGTTGGTACGTTGTGCATGCTTACTCCGGTTACGAGAAGCATGTCATGCGCTCGTTGTTGGAGCGCGTAAAGCTGGCTGGCATGGAAGATGGCTTCGGCGAAATTCTGGTTCCCACTGAAGAAGTGGTTGAAATGCGTAATGGCCAGAAACGCAAAAGCGAGCGCAAGTTCTTCCCAGGTTACGTGCTGGTTCAGATGGACATGAATGAGGGGACTTGGCACTTGGTCAAGGATACTCCTCGGGTGATGGGTTTTATCGGCGGTACTGCTGATAAGCCAGCGCCAATCACAGATAAAGAGGCAGAAGCGATTCTGCGTCGTGTTGCTGATGGTAGCGACAAGCCGAAGCCGAAGACGCTCTTCGAGCCAGGTGAGTCGGTGCGTGTCAACGACGGACCGTTTGCTGATTTTACCGGCACGGTTGAAGAAGTTAACTACGAAAAGAGCCGGATCCAAGTGGCAGTGCTCATTTTCGGCCGCTCTACTCCGGTAGAGCTAGAGTTCAGCCAGGTCGAAAAGGTCTAG
- the secE gene encoding preprotein translocase subunit SecE yields MTPKAEAQGSRFDLLKWLVVVALVVVGVVGNQYYSASPILYRVLALLAIAAVAAFVGLQTVKGKSFFVLVKEARTEIRKVVWPTRQETTQTTLIVVAVVLVMALLLWGLDSLLGWLVSLIVG; encoded by the coding sequence ATGACTCCTAAAGCTGAAGCTCAAGGCTCTCGCTTCGATCTGCTCAAGTGGCTAGTAGTAGTCGCTTTGGTGGTTGTTGGCGTTGTTGGCAATCAGTATTACTCTGCTTCGCCGATCCTGTACCGCGTACTTGCTTTGCTCGCCATTGCTGCTGTAGCTGCCTTTGTAGGCCTGCAGACTGTCAAGGGCAAGTCTTTCTTTGTACTGGTTAAGGAAGCTCGCACCGAGATTCGTAAAGTCGTATGGCCAACTCGCCAAGAAACCACGCAGACCACGTTGATTGTTGTGGCTGTTGTTCTGGTTATGGCGTTGCTGTTGTGGGGGCTTGATTCCCTCCTCGGCTGGCTTGTTTCCTTGATTGTCGGCTAA
- the tuf gene encoding elongation factor Tu yields the protein MAKEKFERNKPHVNVGTIGHVDHGKTTLTAALTRVCSEVFGSAKVDFDKIDSAPEEKARGITINTAHVEYDSAVRHYAHVDCPGHADYVKNMITGAAQMDGAILVCSAADGPMPQTREHILLSRQVGVPYIVVFLNKADMVDDAELLELVEMEVRDLLSTYDFPGDDTPIIIGSALMALNGQDDNEMGTTAVKKLVETLDSYIPQPERAIDKPFLMPIEDVFSISGRGTVVTGRVERGIVRIQEEVEIVGLRDTVKTTCTGVEMFRKLLDEGRAGENCGVLLRGTKRDDVERGQVLVKPGTVKPHTKFTAEVYVLSKEEGGRHTPFFKGYRPQFYFRTTDVTGNCELPEGVEMVMPGDNVQMTVTLIKTIAMEDGLRFAIREGGRTVGAGVVAKVIE from the coding sequence ATGGCTAAGGAAAAGTTCGAACGTAATAAGCCGCACGTTAACGTAGGCACCATTGGTCACGTCGACCACGGTAAAACTACTTTGACCGCTGCGCTGACCCGTGTCTGCTCCGAGGTTTTCGGTTCGGCAAAGGTCGACTTCGACAAGATCGATAGCGCCCCAGAAGAAAAAGCTCGTGGTATCACCATCAACACCGCTCACGTTGAGTATGATTCGGCCGTGCGTCACTACGCACACGTTGACTGTCCAGGTCACGCCGACTACGTAAAAAACATGATTACCGGTGCTGCTCAGATGGATGGTGCGATTCTGGTTTGCTCGGCCGCTGATGGTCCGATGCCGCAAACTCGTGAGCACATCCTTTTGTCTCGCCAGGTTGGCGTTCCGTACATCGTTGTCTTCCTGAACAAGGCTGACATGGTTGATGATGCGGAGCTGCTAGAGCTGGTTGAGATGGAAGTGCGCGATCTGCTGAGCACTTATGATTTCCCAGGTGATGACACTCCGATCATCATTGGTTCTGCGCTGATGGCGTTGAACGGTCAAGACGACAACGAGATGGGCACGACTGCCGTCAAGAAGTTGGTTGAGACTCTGGATAGCTACATTCCGCAGCCTGAGCGTGCTATTGATAAGCCGTTCCTGATGCCGATCGAGGATGTTTTCTCGATCTCCGGTCGCGGTACTGTTGTGACTGGTCGTGTTGAGCGTGGCATTGTCCGCATTCAGGAAGAAGTTGAGATTGTTGGTCTTCGTGACACTGTCAAAACTACTTGTACTGGTGTTGAAATGTTCCGCAAGCTGCTCGACGAAGGTCGTGCTGGCGAGAACTGCGGTGTTTTGCTTCGTGGTACCAAGCGTGATGATGTTGAGCGTGGCCAGGTTTTGGTCAAGCCGGGTACTGTCAAGCCTCACACCAAGTTCACAGCAGAGGTTTATGTTCTGAGCAAGGAAGAGGGTGGTCGTCACACGCCATTCTTCAAGGGTTACCGTCCGCAGTTTTACTTCCGTACTACGGATGTGACTGGTAACTGTGAATTGCCAGAAGGTGTTGAGATGGTGATGCCGGGTGACAACGTTCAAATGACTGTCACCCTGATCAAAACCATCGCGATGGAAGATGGTCTTCGTTTCGCTATCCGTGAGGGCGGTCGTACCGTCGGCGCTGGTGTCGTAGCCAAAGTCATCGAGTAA
- a CDS encoding pantothenate kinase, which produces MILELDCGNSFIKWRVLGADVRLVVAEGVVDSDLALLEGLKKFGVSALRHCRLVSVRTAEETTSLISLLTGAFGVSVTCAAPAREMSGVRNGYEDHEKLGLDRWLAMLGGFHLASGACLVLDFGTAVTADFIARDGEHLGGFICPGMPLMRNQLRTHTRRIRYGDVAAERALESLVPGRTTVEAVERGCSLMLRGFVLTQLQLARSYWGESFTVFLTGGDADLVSEIVPEARVVPDLVFVGLAMACPLP; this is translated from the coding sequence ATGATTCTTGAGCTCGATTGTGGCAACAGCTTTATCAAGTGGCGAGTACTCGGCGCGGACGTCCGGCTCGTAGTTGCAGAAGGGGTCGTCGACTCGGATCTCGCATTGTTGGAGGGTCTGAAAAAATTTGGTGTGTCGGCTCTCAGGCATTGTCGATTGGTAAGTGTCAGGACTGCTGAAGAAACCACCAGCCTGATCTCCCTTTTGACAGGGGCTTTTGGGGTGTCTGTGACATGCGCTGCGCCTGCTCGCGAGATGTCTGGGGTTCGTAACGGGTACGAAGATCACGAAAAGCTTGGTCTCGACCGCTGGCTAGCGATGCTTGGAGGGTTTCATCTCGCCTCCGGCGCATGCCTCGTGCTGGATTTCGGTACGGCTGTCACGGCGGACTTTATAGCTCGCGATGGAGAGCATTTAGGCGGGTTCATTTGTCCCGGAATGCCTTTGATGCGCAACCAACTGCGCACCCATACGCGTCGGATTCGCTACGGGGATGTTGCGGCTGAGCGAGCGCTGGAAAGTCTTGTACCTGGTCGCACAACCGTTGAAGCTGTTGAAAGGGGTTGCTCCTTGATGCTCAGAGGATTTGTCCTGACGCAGCTACAGTTGGCGCGTAGCTATTGGGGGGAAAGTTTTACTGTATTTCTCACTGGTGGTGATGCCGACCTAGTCTCCGAGATCGTGCCTGAGGCCAGGGTGGTTCCCGATCTGGTGTTTGTAGGCTTGGCTATGGCTTGTCCTTTGCCCTGA
- the tyrS gene encoding tyrosine--tRNA ligase, with translation MKSVEEQLALIKRGAEELLVESELIEKLKRGQPLRIKAGFDPTAPDLHLGHTVLINKLRQFQELGHQVIFLIGDFTGMIGDPSGKSATRPPLTREQVLENAETYKTQVFKILDPAKTEVAFNSTWMDQMAPADFIRLTSQYTVARMLERDDVDKRYTTNQPIAIHEFLYPLVQGYDSVALRADVELGGTDQKFNLLMGRELQRGYGQEPQCILTMPLLEGLDGVKKMSKSLGNYVGIQEAPGVMYSKLVSIPDALMWRYFELLSFLSMDEINAFRADVEAGANPRDIKIKLAEEIVARFHGEEAAANAHRAAGNRMKEGELPDDLPEIELTAAEDMPIAAVLNKAGLVKNSAVARDLLNSGGVRIDGEVVDRTFIYVLGATHVCQAGKKAFARITLKSE, from the coding sequence ATGAAGTCGGTTGAAGAGCAGCTAGCGCTGATTAAACGTGGTGCGGAAGAACTGTTGGTCGAGTCCGAGCTGATCGAAAAGCTCAAGCGTGGCCAGCCGCTACGTATTAAGGCGGGCTTCGATCCGACTGCGCCGGATTTGCACCTGGGGCACACGGTGCTTATTAATAAGCTGCGCCAGTTCCAGGAGCTGGGGCATCAGGTCATCTTCCTTATAGGTGACTTCACCGGGATGATCGGTGATCCGAGTGGCAAGAGCGCTACTCGTCCTCCGCTGACGCGCGAGCAAGTCCTCGAAAATGCCGAGACCTACAAGACTCAGGTCTTCAAGATTCTGGATCCTGCCAAAACCGAGGTGGCGTTCAACTCCACCTGGATGGATCAGATGGCGCCGGCCGACTTCATTCGCCTGACCTCGCAGTACACTGTGGCTCGCATGCTCGAGCGCGACGATGTCGATAAGCGCTACACGACCAACCAGCCGATCGCTATTCACGAGTTCCTTTATCCGCTGGTTCAGGGGTATGACTCGGTTGCCTTGCGTGCGGATGTCGAGTTGGGAGGTACTGATCAAAAGTTCAACTTGCTGATGGGTCGTGAGCTGCAGCGTGGCTATGGTCAAGAGCCGCAGTGCATTCTGACCATGCCGTTGCTCGAGGGGCTGGATGGCGTGAAGAAGATGTCCAAGTCGTTGGGCAACTACGTCGGTATCCAGGAAGCGCCGGGCGTCATGTACAGCAAGCTGGTTTCCATTCCGGATGCGTTGATGTGGCGCTACTTTGAGTTGCTCAGCTTCCTTTCCATGGATGAGATCAATGCATTCCGTGCGGATGTCGAGGCGGGTGCCAATCCACGGGACATCAAGATCAAGCTGGCTGAAGAGATCGTTGCGCGTTTCCATGGAGAAGAGGCGGCGGCCAATGCTCACCGTGCTGCGGGTAACCGTATGAAGGAAGGCGAACTGCCGGATGATCTGCCAGAGATCGAATTGACTGCTGCTGAGGATATGCCGATTGCTGCTGTTCTTAATAAGGCAGGCTTGGTGAAGAACTCGGCGGTGGCGCGCGACCTCCTGAATTCTGGTGGTGTGCGTATAGATGGTGAGGTTGTCGATCGCACCTTTATATACGTACTGGGTGCGACCCATGTTTGTCAGGCCGGAAAGAAGGCATTTGCGCGTATTACGCTCAAATCCGAATAA
- a CDS encoding peptidoglycan DD-metalloendopeptidase family protein: protein MTTEPSKAPPLYPKTHLLAASGIAALLSLALLVFPSSDVEAKKTTLSLELESPAEQLTQDQDAADAVQATNEPAASPFAQIEDSAEDTKETAQAAPAPLVEPKKAPSHKEVIVGKGDTLSTLFAKVGLPAASVHDVLASDKQAKQFSQLKHGQKLEFELGPDGQLTNLHSKVSDLESITLTKNDKGYVFNRITAKPTVRSAYVHGVINSSLSQSAARAGLSHSQTMDMASVFGYDVDFAQDIRQGDEFDVIYEQKVVNGKAVGNGPILSARFTNRGKTYTAVRYTNKQGNSSYYTADGNSMRKAFIRTPVDFARISSKFSMGRKHPILNKIRAHKGVDYAAPRGTPIKATGDGKVLLAGRRGGYGNTIIIQHGNTYRTLYGHMQGFAKGVQTGGNVKQGQVIGYIGTTGLSTGPHLHYEFQVNGVHVDPLGQKLPMADPIAKAERARFLAQSQPLMARMEQEKATLLASSKR, encoded by the coding sequence ATGACCACAGAACCGTCTAAAGCGCCCCCGCTTTACCCGAAGACCCACCTGCTTGCTGCAAGTGGCATCGCCGCCCTTCTCAGCCTGGCGCTCCTGGTATTCCCTTCCAGTGATGTTGAAGCCAAAAAGACGACCCTGAGCCTTGAACTGGAAAGCCCTGCTGAACAACTGACACAAGATCAAGACGCTGCTGACGCCGTCCAAGCCACAAATGAGCCAGCAGCCTCCCCTTTCGCGCAGATCGAAGACAGCGCCGAAGACACCAAGGAAACCGCCCAGGCAGCCCCTGCGCCGCTGGTCGAACCGAAGAAGGCGCCCAGCCACAAAGAAGTGATTGTTGGCAAAGGTGACACCCTTTCGACTCTGTTTGCAAAGGTCGGCCTTCCAGCCGCTTCAGTGCATGACGTGCTGGCCAGTGACAAGCAGGCCAAGCAATTCAGCCAACTCAAGCATGGCCAGAAACTTGAATTCGAACTGGGTCCCGATGGCCAGCTGACTAACCTGCACAGCAAAGTCAGCGACCTCGAAAGCATCACCCTGACCAAGAATGACAAGGGTTATGTGTTCAACCGCATTACCGCCAAACCGACCGTGCGCTCCGCCTATGTTCATGGCGTGATCAACAGTTCTCTGTCGCAGTCCGCCGCTCGCGCCGGTCTGTCCCACAGCCAGACCATGGACATGGCCAGCGTGTTTGGCTACGACGTCGACTTCGCCCAGGATATTCGCCAGGGTGACGAGTTCGACGTGATCTATGAGCAGAAAGTGGTCAACGGCAAGGCTGTCGGCAATGGTCCGATCCTCTCCGCACGCTTCACCAACCGGGGCAAGACCTACACCGCCGTGCGTTACACCAACAAACAAGGCAACAGCAGCTATTACACAGCTGATGGCAACAGCATGCGCAAGGCATTCATCCGCACCCCGGTAGATTTCGCCCGCATCAGCTCGAAATTCTCCATGGGCCGCAAACACCCGATTCTGAACAAGATCCGCGCCCACAAAGGCGTTGATTACGCCGCACCACGCGGTACACCGATCAAAGCGACCGGTGACGGCAAAGTGCTTTTGGCCGGTCGTCGTGGCGGCTACGGCAACACGATCATCATCCAGCACGGCAACACCTACCGTACGCTGTACGGCCACATGCAGGGCTTCGCCAAAGGTGTGCAAACTGGCGGCAACGTCAAGCAAGGCCAGGTGATTGGTTACATTGGCACCACTGGCCTGTCCACTGGCCCGCACTTGCACTATGAGTTTCAGGTCAACGGCGTGCATGTCGACCCACTGGGCCAGAAGCTACCAATGGCTGATCCGATTGCCAAAGCCGAGCGTGCACGTTTCCTGGCACAAAGTCAGCCGTTGATGGCGCGGATGGAACAAGAGAAGGCCACCTTGCTGGCCTCGAGCAAGCGCTAA
- a CDS encoding anhydro-N-acetylmuramic acid kinase, protein MALYIGVMSGTSLDGLDIALIEQAPAIKLIATHYIPMPESLRAELLGLCASGPDEIARSAIAQQNWVKLAAQGIHTLLDQQQLKPHDIRAIGSHGQTIRHEPARGFTVQIGNPALLTELTGITVVSDFRSRDVAAGGQGAPLVPAFHEALFETQPGNRAVLNVGGFSNLSLIEPGKPVAGFDCGPGNVLLDAWIHQQRGDNFDRDGQWAASGKVEPTLLNELLSDPFFVTKGPKSTGREVFNLPWLTQHLSHLPTFAAEDVQATLLELTALTITESLQSAQTDTQELLICGGGAHNATLMARLASLLPSAKVRSTAAYGVDPDWVEAMAFAWMAHCCLEGIAANRPSVTGARGLRILGAIYPA, encoded by the coding sequence ATGGCGCTCTATATAGGTGTGATGTCCGGGACCAGCCTCGATGGCCTGGACATTGCGCTGATCGAGCAAGCCCCGGCGATCAAGCTGATCGCCACGCACTACATTCCCATGCCTGAATCCCTGCGCGCCGAGCTGCTTGGCTTGTGCGCCAGCGGTCCGGACGAGATTGCCCGCTCCGCCATCGCCCAGCAGAACTGGGTGAAACTGGCCGCACAGGGTATCCACACGCTCCTTGATCAGCAGCAACTCAAACCCCACGACATTCGGGCGATTGGCAGCCACGGCCAGACCATTCGCCACGAGCCTGCACGCGGGTTTACCGTACAAATCGGCAACCCGGCGCTGCTGACCGAGCTGACCGGCATCACCGTGGTCAGCGATTTCCGCAGCCGCGACGTTGCCGCCGGCGGCCAGGGCGCGCCACTGGTCCCCGCCTTCCACGAAGCCTTGTTTGAGACTCAACCAGGCAACCGTGCAGTACTGAACGTCGGTGGCTTCAGCAACCTCAGCCTGATTGAACCTGGCAAACCTGTCGCCGGTTTCGATTGCGGCCCGGGGAATGTCCTGCTGGACGCCTGGATTCACCAACAACGGGGCGATAATTTCGATCGCGACGGCCAATGGGCGGCCAGCGGCAAGGTTGAGCCGACGCTGCTGAACGAGCTACTCAGCGATCCATTCTTCGTGACCAAGGGCCCCAAGAGCACCGGCCGCGAAGTGTTTAACCTGCCTTGGCTGACGCAGCACCTGTCGCACTTGCCCACCTTCGCTGCCGAAGATGTGCAGGCGACCCTGCTCGAACTGACAGCTTTGACCATCACCGAGTCGCTGCAAAGTGCTCAAACGGACACCCAGGAACTACTGATCTGCGGAGGCGGCGCGCACAACGCCACGCTGATGGCCCGCTTGGCGAGTCTGCTACCGAGCGCCAAGGTCCGTAGCACCGCGGCTTACGGTGTCGACCCGGACTGGGTTGAAGCCATGGCCTTTGCCTGGATGGCCCATTGCTGCCTTGAAGGCATCGCCGCCAACCGCCCAAGCGTCACCGGTGCCCGCGGGTTGCGCATACTCGGCGCCATCTACCCAGCTTAA